AACTCGGTTGCTTTACTGATGAGATTTCTCAGGACTTGAAGGAAGCGATTGAGGTTATGCAAGAGTTCGGCGTGCAATACGCCGAACTCCGTTCCCTTTGGGGACGCAATATCCTTGATATGGACGACGAAGAGCTAGAAAAAGCAAGAAAGATGCTTCAAGAAGCAGGTATGAAGGTTTCCTGCATTGCTTCTCCTCTTTTCAAGTGTCATCTGTTTCAAGATGAGGAGCCGAAGGGAGACCTCCACCTCGCTAAGGAACGCTCTTTAGATGAGCAGTGGGACATCCTTAAACGTTCTCTTTACCTTGCTCACTTCTTCAATGCGCCAATAGTGAGGACTTTCTCATTTTGGCGAGTTTGCGAGCCCAATGAAGAGATATTCAGCAGGATAGCTCCTTACCTGCGAAGGGCAGCTGAGGAAGCTCATAAAGAGGGGTTGATTCTCGCTTTGGAAAACGAGCATTCCTGTTTCGCTGGCTCGGGAAAGGAAACAAGGCTTCTATTATCTATGGTTAATTCTCCCTATTTAAAGGTGATTTGGGACCCGGGAAATGCTTTCTTTGCTGGGGAGGTTCCCTATCCTGATGGATATGAGGAGTTAAAGGAATACATCGTTCATATCCATATCAAGGACGCTAGGCTCAACAAGGAAACAGGAGAACCGGAGTGGGCGCTGATTGGGGAAGGGGAGATAGATTTTCCCGCGCAGTTCAAGGCTATAAAGGATGATGGTTTCAGTGGGGTTGTCTCTTTGGAGACGCATATCTCCCCAGCGAAGGAGGCTTCTCGTATTTCCCTCCAAAGGATATCCTCGCTAATAGAATAAGGAGGCAGATTATGTCGATAAGCAAGATAAGGAAAACGGTGCAGAAAAGGATAAAGGTAGCCAGCTGGATATTAGCGGGTCTTTTTTTCCTCTCTATACCTGCTTATTTCTCCTTTAGAGGTCCAGGTCCTTTAGGTGGAGAGGAATCTGTAGGCTATATTGCTAAGATAGGGAAGGTGAAAATAGACCGCCAGACCTTTGAGAGCATCTTGGAGCGAGAGAGGGATAAATATCCATTCGCGAGCGGACCTGAAGGGCAGATGTTTCTTCGCCTTCAAGTCTTAAACAACATCATAGATGAGATGGTTTTAAATGAAGCTCTGAGGAGGGAGAAAATAAAAGTTTCGGAAAAGGAGATAAAAAAATATATTGAGGATAGGATTAATGAAGAAATTGAAAGGGAGAGGAAGGAGAAAAAAGAGATAAAGGATGAAAAGGGGTTAAGGGAGTCATTAAGGAGGGCGTTAGAGAGCCAGAAGGAGGCGGTGAGGCGGGAGTTGATGCTCAAAAAACTACAGGAGAAGCTCGCATCAAGGGTTAGGGTAACGGAGGAGGATTTGAAGGCTTCCTATAAAGAAGTGCATTTGCGGGGGATAAAGGTTTCAAGTGAAGCAGAGGCTAAGGAGCTTATGGAGAAGGCTAAAGGGCAAGATTTTTCCGCTTTAGCCAAGCAGTATTATTCATCCCACGGAGAAAAGGACAAGAAGGATGATATGGGATGGCTGCCCCTTGAGATGCTGCCATTTGATTTGCGGGAGAAACTTAAAGGGTTAAAGAAGGGAGATTTAACGATAGCGAATGTAGGTGGAAGTTTTTACCTTTTGAAGCTTGAGGACGAGAGGATAAAGCTCCCCAAGGATTACGAGAAGAACAAAGAGAAATTGCTGAAGGATTACGAGGAGATGAAGAAGCAGACTGCTTTATCCGAATATAAGAGCAAATTACAAAGGGAATTGGATATCCAAATATATGACCCTTTCATAAAGGTTGCAGAGGCTTTTCAGCGTGGCGACCTGAAATTAGCTCAGCAAAACATTCAGAAAGCGTTGAAGATTTATCCAGACGAGCCCAATCTTCTGTTTTTGTTAGCGAGGATATATGAGGAGACGGGAAAAGAGGAGGAGGCTTTGAGGCTTTATGAGAGGGTTGCTTTATCCTCTTACTTCGGCTCAGCATATTATCGTTGGGGTCTTCTTTTGGAGAAGAAAGGGAAGAAGAAGGAGGCTCTAGAGAATTTCAAGAAAGCAGCGCAATACGCTGGTCCGGATATCGTTCTCCACAGCTCATTAAAGGAAAAGTTCACTCAATATGGTCTCCAAAATGAAGCGAAAAAGGAGGAAGAGGCGATAAATCGTCTTTCCCTATCACAAAAAATCTTCTACGGAGGTGGAAATGGTCCCTAAGAAGTTTAGTATTCTCAAAGAGGAAACCGTCACTGATAATATGGAGGAGCTCCTCGCTGTCCTCCCGCCGGATATCAAAGAGTGGCTCAAGGGGTTTTCAAATCTTGAGGACCTTTTAGAGGTAATCTTGGATTATGGGAGGGAAGTGGAGGCTCGTTTCCCTGATAGCACTGTTATTTGGACGGAAAGAGGGAAGGTTTCCTACGAGGACATTGAATGGGTTGTTTCAAGGATAGGTGCGTTTGGTAAGGATAACAGAGCAGGGATAAATGGCACGCTTCACAGGATTTCCGCGATAAGGAACAGGGATGGAAAGATAATCGGGCTGACCCTGCGAGTAGGTAGAGCTGTTTATGGAACTATTGATATAATAAGGGATGTAATAGAGACTGGGAAGAACATCCTTTTGCTAGGGCGCCCGGGTGTGGGTAAAACGACCAAGCTGAGGGAAGTAGCGAGGGTTCTTGCAGATGAATTTCATAAGAGGGTCGTTGTGGTTGATACTTCAAACGAGATAGCGGGGGATGGTGATATCCCCCATCCAGCGATAGGGAGAGCAAGAAGGATGCAAGTTCCCTCTCCCGAGCTCCAGCATGCGGTTATGATTGAGGCGGTGGAGAATCATATGCCCGAGGTGATAGTGATTGATGAGATAGGAACTGAGCAGGAGGCATATGCGGCTCGCACAATTGCCGAGAGGGGGGTTCAGCTTATCGCAACTGCTCACGGGAACACATTGGAAAATCTCCTTCTCAATCCAACGCTCTCTGACCTTGTGGGAGGAGTTCAAGTTGTAACGCTCAGCGATGAAGAATCAAAGAGGAGAGGGACGCAGAAGACGATAATGGAGCGCAAGGCTCCCCCTACATTTGATGTAGTGATAGAGATAATGGACATGAACAAGCTTGCCATTCATCATGATGTGGCGAAGACGGTTGACGATATGTTGAAGGGAATACCGCCACGCCCGGAGATAAGAATGCGAAACCCCGAGGGGAAGATAGAGGTCTTACAAACTGCGGAGGAGACAGCGCCACCCCCATCCACCCCTACAAGACCGAAGCGCATCTTCCCCTATGGGGTGAGTAGAAATAAATTGGAGAAGGCTTTGAGGGATTTCCACCTTCCCGCCCTCATAACGAAGAATATCAAGGAAGCGGATGTTATCCTCACCCTTGCGGCGCACCAAAGGAAGGGGAGGTTGGGAAATGGGGAGAAGCTGGGGATTCCTGTGTATACGGTCAAATCAAACACTTACTCCCAGATAGCGAGCAAGCTCAAGCAGATTTTCCAAGAGGAGGAAATGGAGGCGGAGGAGAGGGCTTTGAGGGAAACGGAGCAGGCGATAGCGCATGTTTTGGCGACGGGCGAGCCGGTTGAGTTATCTCCCCAGAATTCTTATATTCGTCATCTTCAACATCAACTTGCTCAGGCCTATGGGCTTCGTTCGGAAAGCAGTGGAGTTGAACCCTATAGAAGGGTCCGCATCTGGAAAGAGGAATAATTTTTATTGACTTTTAAATTCTTCTCTCTATAATTATTCAATGGTGGGGCTGTAGCTCAGGGGGAGAGCGTTTCCTTGGCATGGAAAAGGTCGTGGGTTCGAGTCCCACCAGCTCCACCATTTAAAATTATGGAAAGAAAAAACTTTATGATATCTGGAATGCCTGGCGTGGGGAAAACCTCCCTCCTAAAGGCTATTCTCTCCCGACTATCTCTCTCCGCTGGAGGTTTTATAAGCGAAGAGATAAGGGAAGGAAAAGAGAGGGTAGGTTTTTCCCTCAAAACCCTTGATGGAAAGGCGGGAATCCTCGCCCACAAAAATATCCCCACTACCCACCGCTTTGGGAAATATTACATAAACTTGGACGACCTTGAGAAAATAGCCGTTCAATCCATAGAAGAGGCGATTGCCTATAAAGAATTGATTGTGATAGACGAGATAGGCAAGATGGAACTTTTCTCCCCTTTATTCCGACAAGCTGTTATCCGGGCTCTTGATTGCTCAAAGCCTCTCTTAGCTACCCTTCACAGAGGAGATGACCACTTCCTGAAATCTATCAGGCAGAGGGAAGATACGATCGTCTTCTGGTTAACGCCAAACAATAGAGAGGAAGTTCTAGAGAAAATCCTGTTCCTTCTTAGTAAGCTATGAGGGCTATATCTTTTTTCCTCCTCTTTGTTCTTTTTTGTTTTCCCATTTTCCCCAGAGAAGAGGCTCCCGATATCGTCATCATCGCCTCAATCCTTCCAGGTGGCGAGGATATAGGCATAGCCTTTTCTTCTCTTGTTCCTCATAATAAAGTGAGGGATTATGCGGATAACCTCGCGAGGCTGGGAGGACGGAATTTGGAGAATATAACGATAAAGGATGAGGAAAACATCACCAGTGCTCATATCTTCCTTAAAGGTGGAAAGGAGTGGAAAGAGGATAAGCAGTATATCCAGCTATTCATTAACGCCTTTTCCGATCTGAATTCCCTTCATATCGTTCTTTTCCCCCTTAGGGAAATAGAGAATTCTCTCCCCTTGCAGTTTGAAAACAAAGATGTTATCATTAAAAGTTTAGGAGTGAAAAGTTTCAATTACGAGGTTATACATAAAAGGAAGGCATCTTCTCCCATTTCCCTTTCCTCGGGATGGGAGAAATGGCGCTTGCCCATTTATTTCCTTATCTCTTTGAGCTTTTTGATAGGAGTTTTTCTCTTTCTGGGAAGGAGGAGAAAGCAATGATAAGCTTGAAGGCTTTTGATATCCTGCGGATAGGCGTGGAGAAGAAGGCATCCGATATATACATCAAGGCGGGAAGTCCTCCCGCTATGCGTGTGACGGGCACAGTCCAATTCCTTGAGAATGTTCCTCCCCTAACATCCGAGGATACAGCTCAGCTGGCGAGGGAGATAATGAACGACGAGCAATGGGAAGAACTGAATCGCACACATGAGATAGATATGGCATTCACTTGGGAAGGAGTGGCGAGGTTTAGAGTGAATGGTTATTTCCAAAGGGGAAGCATCGGGATGGTGATTCGTGTTATTTCGCTTCGCGTGCCATCCTTTGATGAGTTAATGCTTCCTCCTGTTCTGAAAGACATAGCGATGACTCGCCAAGGTCTTGTCTTGGTCACTGGTCCAACTGGTTGTGGTAAGTCCACTACTCTTGCCGCCATGATTAACTACATAAACGAGAACAAGCCCTGCACTATCGTAACAATTGAAGAACCGATTGAATATATTTATGAGGATAAGAAGGCTGTAGTGAGTCAGAGGGAGGTAGGGATAGACACCGCATCCTTCCAAGAAGCTCTGAGGCGTATTGTTCGCCAGAATCCAGATGTGATTCTCATCGGGGAAATGAGAGATGTGGAGAGCTTCAATGTTGCACTTACCGCTGCTGAGACGGGGCATCTCGTTTTCTCAACCGTTCACACTGCCTCAGCGGTTGAGACCCTTGACAGGATAGTGAATAT
This window of the bacterium genome carries:
- a CDS encoding sugar phosphate isomerase/epimerase; the encoded protein is MQEFGVQYAELRSLWGRNILDMDDEELEKARKMLQEAGMKVSCIASPLFKCHLFQDEEPKGDLHLAKERSLDEQWDILKRSLYLAHFFNAPIVRTFSFWRVCEPNEEIFSRIAPYLRRAAEEAHKEGLILALENEHSCFAGSGKETRLLLSMVNSPYLKVIWDPGNAFFAGEVPYPDGYEELKEYIVHIHIKDARLNKETGEPEWALIGEGEIDFPAQFKAIKDDGFSGVVSLETHISPAKEASRISLQRISSLIE
- a CDS encoding SurA N-terminal domain-containing protein, with the protein product MSISKIRKTVQKRIKVASWILAGLFFLSIPAYFSFRGPGPLGGEESVGYIAKIGKVKIDRQTFESILERERDKYPFASGPEGQMFLRLQVLNNIIDEMVLNEALRREKIKVSEKEIKKYIEDRINEEIERERKEKKEIKDEKGLRESLRRALESQKEAVRRELMLKKLQEKLASRVRVTEEDLKASYKEVHLRGIKVSSEAEAKELMEKAKGQDFSALAKQYYSSHGEKDKKDDMGWLPLEMLPFDLREKLKGLKKGDLTIANVGGSFYLLKLEDERIKLPKDYEKNKEKLLKDYEEMKKQTALSEYKSKLQRELDIQIYDPFIKVAEAFQRGDLKLAQQNIQKALKIYPDEPNLLFLLARIYEETGKEEEALRLYERVALSSYFGSAYYRWGLLLEKKGKKKEALENFKKAAQYAGPDIVLHSSLKEKFTQYGLQNEAKKEEEAINRLSLSQKIFYGGGNGP
- a CDS encoding AAA family ATPase; translated protein: MVPKKFSILKEETVTDNMEELLAVLPPDIKEWLKGFSNLEDLLEVILDYGREVEARFPDSTVIWTERGKVSYEDIEWVVSRIGAFGKDNRAGINGTLHRISAIRNRDGKIIGLTLRVGRAVYGTIDIIRDVIETGKNILLLGRPGVGKTTKLREVARVLADEFHKRVVVVDTSNEIAGDGDIPHPAIGRARRMQVPSPELQHAVMIEAVENHMPEVIVIDEIGTEQEAYAARTIAERGVQLIATAHGNTLENLLLNPTLSDLVGGVQVVTLSDEESKRRGTQKTIMERKAPPTFDVVIEIMDMNKLAIHHDVAKTVDDMLKGIPPRPEIRMRNPEGKIEVLQTAEETAPPPSTPTRPKRIFPYGVSRNKLEKALRDFHLPALITKNIKEADVILTLAAHQRKGRLGNGEKLGIPVYTVKSNTYSQIASKLKQIFQEEEMEAEERALRETEQAIAHVLATGEPVELSPQNSYIRHLQHQLAQAYGLRSESSGVEPYRRVRIWKEE
- a CDS encoding NTPase, with the translated sequence MISGMPGVGKTSLLKAILSRLSLSAGGFISEEIREGKERVGFSLKTLDGKAGILAHKNIPTTHRFGKYYINLDDLEKIAVQSIEEAIAYKELIVIDEIGKMELFSPLFRQAVIRALDCSKPLLATLHRGDDHFLKSIRQREDTIVFWLTPNNREEVLEKILFLLSKL
- a CDS encoding type IV pilus twitching motility protein PilT; protein product: MISLKAFDILRIGVEKKASDIYIKAGSPPAMRVTGTVQFLENVPPLTSEDTAQLAREIMNDEQWEELNRTHEIDMAFTWEGVARFRVNGYFQRGSIGMVIRVISLRVPSFDELMLPPVLKDIAMTRQGLVLVTGPTGCGKSTTLAAMINYINENKPCTIVTIEEPIEYIYEDKKAVVSQREVGIDTASFQEALRRIVRQNPDVILIGEMRDVESFNVALTAAETGHLVFSTVHTASAVETLDRIVNMFPPPDKPQISMRLAGSLRAILSQKLIPTVDKTRLVPAVEVLVCTPTVSKYIEEGRFGHIYDLIREGGFWGMQTMNQALYKLYKDGYISEEEALANAGVLSEMRQILRKG